The DNA segment CTTTCCCGCCATGTCGTTTGTGGAGAGCGGGCGGCGCTCCGCTCCTCTGCGCCGACGCCTCGGCACCCCTGTTCCGTTTGCTCGGCCGGCTTTTACCGCCTTCACTCAGGGGGACAGTTGGGGTGAAGGTGAAGGGGACGAGGAGGACGGATGCGACCAAGTGGCCCGCGACCTGCGGGCGGAGTTTTCAGCCGGGGCGTCGTCGGAGCCTAGAAAGGGCTCGCTACTCCAGCGGGACAGGGACGGGTCGCCGGTTCTGCCCGATAAGCGCAATGGCATTTTCTCAACGGTTGCGGGCGGACGAGCCCAGGCCCGGCGGTGGCCTGTCCAGATCCTCTCAATTCTCTGTTCGCTGCTGTTCGCCATCCTCCTCGCCTTCCTCCTCGCCATCGCCTACTTGATCGTAAAAGGTACTGAAGCTCGGCCTTGAAAGTCTCTCCAGAGTGAAGTTGAGCCTGTCTGTGGCTCTTGCCTtccatctctctcctccccatcaGAGGCTAGCGGTCGGGTACCGGCTTTCATCCAGAGTCCTCATTGGCACCTTTCTTtgctc comes from the Acinonyx jubatus isolate Ajub_Pintada_27869175 chromosome C1, VMU_Ajub_asm_v1.0, whole genome shotgun sequence genome and includes:
- the ARL6IP6 gene encoding ADP-ribosylation factor-like protein 6-interacting protein 6 isoform X5; translated protein: MSFVESGRRSAPLRRRLGTPVPFARPAFTAFTQGDSWGEGEGDEEDGCDQVARDLRAEFSAGASSEPRKGSLLQRDRDGSPVLPDKRNGIFSTVAGGRAQARRWPVQILSILCSLLFAILLAFLLAIAYLIVKELHAENLKTEDVDTGLLGFWTLLIISLSAGFSCCSFSWTVTYFDSFEPGMFPPTPLSPARFKKECA
- the ARL6IP6 gene encoding ADP-ribosylation factor-like protein 6-interacting protein 6 isoform X3, which codes for MSFVESGRRSAPLRRRLGTPVPFARPAFTAFTQGDSWGEGEGDEEDGCDQVARDLRAEFSAGASSEPRKGSLLQRDRDGSPVLPDKRNGIFSTVAGGRAQARRWPVQILSILCSLLFAILLAFLLAIAYLIVKGFWTLLIISLSAGFSCCSFSWTVTYFDSFEPGMFPPTPLSPARFKTSQVSHRRGNLRAGVVFLSGEKKIMETDWTLFPHGL
- the ARL6IP6 gene encoding ADP-ribosylation factor-like protein 6-interacting protein 6 isoform X2, with amino-acid sequence MSFVESGRRSAPLRRRLGTPVPFARPAFTAFTQGDSWGEGEGDEEDGCDQVARDLRAEFSAGASSEPRKGSLLQRDRDGSPVLPDKRNGIFSTVAGGRAQARRWPVQILSILCSLLFAILLAFLLAIAYLIVKELHAENLKTEDVDTGLLGFWTLLIISLSAGFSCCSFSWTVTYFDSFEPGMFPPTPLSPARFKKLTGHSFHMGYSMAILNGIVAAFTVAWCLM
- the ARL6IP6 gene encoding ADP-ribosylation factor-like protein 6-interacting protein 6 isoform X4, translating into MSFVESGRRSAPLRRRLGTPVPFARPAFTAFTQGDSWGEGEGDEEDGCDQVARDLRAEFSAGASSEPRKGSLLQRDRDGSPVLPDKRNGIFSTVAGGRAQARRWPVQILSILCSLLFAILLAFLLAIAYLIVKELHAENLKTEDVDTGLLGMGVKLLHAELQVNRQLGRDLYQVALEGEERMLSSAPVFGNNKFEDQRLSSFLS
- the ARL6IP6 gene encoding ADP-ribosylation factor-like protein 6-interacting protein 6 isoform X1; its protein translation is MSFVESGRRSAPLRRRLGTPVPFARPAFTAFTQGDSWGEGEGDEEDGCDQVARDLRAEFSAGASSEPRKGSLLQRDRDGSPVLPDKRNGIFSTVAGGRAQARRWPVQILSILCSLLFAILLAFLLAIAYLIVKELHAENLKTEDVDTGLLGFWTLLIISLSAGFSCCSFSWTVTYFDSFEPGMFPPTPLSPARFKTSQVSHRRGNLRAGVVFLSGEKKIMETDWTLFPHGL